One Accipiter gentilis chromosome 25, bAccGen1.1, whole genome shotgun sequence genomic region harbors:
- the GPHB5 gene encoding glycoprotein hormone beta-5 has protein sequence MKLHSAILGSLLLLLLASCGGTLKTSAIDLRTFVGCAVREFTFLAKKPGCRGLRVTTDACWGRCETWEKPVLEPPYIESYHRVCTYNETKMMTVKLPKCAPDVDPFYTYPMAIRCDCDICSTATTECETA, from the exons ATGAAGCTCCACAGCGCGATCCTGGGCTCTCTGCTTCTCCTACTGCTGGCCAGCTGCGGCGGCACGCTCAAGACCTCCGCCATCGACCTGCGGACCTTCGTCGGCTGTGCCGTGCGAGAGTTCACCTTCCTGGCCAAGAAACCCGGTTGCAGGGGGCTGCGGGTGACGACGGACGCGTGCTGGGGACGCTGCGAGACCTGGGAG aaacCGGTGCTGGAACCGCCTTACATCGAGTCTTACCACCGTGTTTGCACCTACAACGAGACCAAGATGATGACGGTGAAGCTGCCCAAGTGTGCCCCCGACGTGGATCCCTTCTACACCTACCCGATGGCCATCCGCTGCGACTGCGACATCTGCTCCACTGCCACGACCGAATGTGAGACTGCCTGA